The genomic DNA ACGCAAGCTTTATGCTATGCGACGAGTACAGCTCCAGCCCAGGCGACACCTCCAGGCTCCTACCCCTCACCAGGAGTGACACCCACGACTCCCTCTCCAGCACTCCCCCCTCCTGGGAGGCCAACGACCTGTGTGGCTACATGATTATGGACAGGACGAATGACCAACAGCGGGCGTGCCAGGAGGAGGACCTGACATCGCAGAAGGCGTACAGGAAGAGGACATACTCTCTCACCACACCACGCCAACACAGGGTGCCCGCTCAGCTGTCGTCTGCCTCGTTGGATGAGTACACCCTATTGTGGGCtgcccaccacaacaacagcgGGCACCACTCCAGAAACAGCTCCATCTCCGCCTCCCCAAAGAGAGGCGAATCCAACGGTAACCTAGGAGGGGACGATGGCTATATGCCTATGATGACGGGTGTGGCAGCGCCGCCCGGGGGAAACGACAGCAAGGCAGACGCTTACATGCCCATGAGCCCCATGTGTGTCTCGGCTCCCAAGCAGATCATCAACCCCGGGGCCCAAATCCACCAGGACAGGGGCGGCTACCGGACCAACTCACCCAGCAGCGGAGGCTCCTTGGAGGACAGCGGCTACATGAGGATGTGGTGCAGCTCTAAGTCGTCCATTGAAAGCCCTGACAGCCGCTCGACCTACATGAACATGTCCCCTAGCAACGCTGCTTACACCACCTCGCAGACCTCCCCGGACTACTTCCTGGAGCAGCTTCTGGGKGGTGAGCCTTCCATCTACTCCRCAGACTCCCTGCCGCGCCCCACCAAACTCCACCAGACTTCCAAGGAGGTGGGGGACACTAATGACCAATACGTCCTGATGAGCCCCCAAGGCCATCAGTCGCTATGTGGGGAGTCAGACGACTACTACTCAGTGATGACCAATGCGGCCACGCTCAACTCCTCGGTGCCCTCAGCCATCAGACAGAGCCGGGGAACTGAGAGCCTGACGTCCCACCGGGGGAGGATGGGGCGACCCAACCGTCTGTCTCTCGACAGCTTTAGGATCCTGCCCAGCATGAACGAGCACCTCTTGCCCGGGGAACCTAGGAGCCCGGGCGAGTATATCAACATAGACTTCAGTGAGAGCACCAAGTACTCCTCTCTGTCAGCATCCAATGAGAGCCAGGAGTCGTCTCCGGGCTCCATCGGCAGCCAGCCGAGGTCACCTCTCTCCGACTACGTGAACCTGCACCACATCGTCTCGCACTCACCCAAGGCCAGAGACACCCCTGCCGGACGGTTGGACACGGTCCCTGAGTTATCCCTGTGCCCTTGTCTGGATGGGGAGGGAGTGTACCATCTCCGATCGAAGAGGGATTCCAAGTGCCCCCTGAGAGGCAAGGATGAGTACACCGAGATGACATTTGGACTTGGAATGGCCAACATGCCTCCCCAGTTTGTCCCTCAGACCTCAGCAAGGTACACTCAGTACTCTAGCCATAATGTCAGTTATAAATACATTATTCAGCAACGTTATTTGGCTAGTTATAGAAAAGCATCTCAAACTATGAATAGGATGGATAGTTTCCCCTTGCACGGCAGGCACTTTATGTTATGTTTGTAAGTGGATTGAGTTCATGATAAGTATAAAATATTTTCTATATCACATCTATCTATGGATGTTTTGTAATAGACCATGTATTGTAATACATAttaactctgtttattatcttcaGCCCCAGTGCCAGAGAGAAGAGGCTATCCCTGGGTGAGCAGAGCCTCCCGGTGGGCATTGGGGTATTCCTCCTTGGCGCCGTCAACCCCGTGGATCCTGACAAGGCCGCCAAGGTGATCCGGGCCGACCCCCATGGGCGCAGGCGGCACAGCTCCGAAACCTTCTCCTCTACGGCTACCGTCACCCCTGTGTTCCCCTCGTTCGCCCATGGGAATGCCAAACGCCACAGCTCGGTGGAGAACCTGTCGGTGCGGAGCAGCGAGGGCTCAGACGAGGAGAGTGACAGCCCCATGATTAGAGAGAACTCTGCGGGCTTCCAGAATGGACTGAACTATATTGCCCTGAACCTAATGGAGAACCGGGACAGGGACATGGAGGGACCTTGTTGTGAAGACCTGCCCATGGTCAGCTTTAAGCCGGCCACCAGCTGCAAGGGAGCCCTCCATGGATTACACGTCGCGCCGTATGTCTGTTTGGGGTTCAAGAGGCGCAACCACTGTCAAAGgtgagtggtgttgtgtgtgtgtgtgtgtgtgtgttgtgtgtgtgttgtgtgtgtgtgtgtggtgtgtgtgtgtgtgtgtggtgtgtgtggtgtggtggtgtgtgtgtgtgtgtgtgtgtgtgtgtgtgtgtgtgttgtgtggttgtgtgtgtggtgtgttagctGTCCATTTCATGGCTGGTCAGAGTTTGTAAAGGTAGGGTTAGAGGTCTGCAGTGGTCATATACTTATGGCAATGTTGCTGAAAACAACTTTGTCCATACTTTATATGAAGAAACATGATGATAATTAAATCAACACATTTTTAGACAtgggaaaaaaataatttaaatgcTTGTTGACTGGCTGCCTTAGAGACTATACTTTGATGGTATGTTTGGGGTGAAAAATGTGTCCAACTCTTTGGTGATCATGGACATTTTAGTTTATGGCTTCACTCATTTATACTGGAGGGTGCTGTCACTGTCAACAACAATAAGGGGATTTATATTGCATGAGAGGAAAACCTGAATGAAGGACTGGCAATGAGTTAAAAATGAATGATATTTCAGTTAGTACAGCATCCTACTACTGTTCAGCTTGCTATTCTGCCATGTGTATTGCGATAGACGAGATAATGAAAAACATCTTTCAAAATGGACACATTGAGATTATTTGCTGTGGCGCCCTTGAATTTCGAATGTTTACCACCGAAGATGCATAGGTGGTACATGACTTCAAAACGGACCTGCTGCGTGACGAATGTTGGACTTTTGAAACCACTGAAGTAAACAAGTGGTGGGTGGGTACGTAGGCACCATGACACTGCAGGACAAAATTGATTTTGGGCACCAGCCATTTTATAAAACAAGTGAGAAGTGTTTATTCTCTGTGTCATACTAATTATATTAGAAAAGACACACGAGCGAATTTGGTTGATCGAATTACACACAGAAATTACGCACAGTGCGCAGGTGGAGTGTATACATGGACAGTGAAGAACGAAGGGTCTAAATAATATCAATATAGATTAATGTCGATATAATGGCTTGTTTACATTAAACTTACATTGATCTCCTATTGACAAGCACGTTTTTATAGCAATTATCATTGCATTACATGTTTAATACATTGTGCAATGGCATCACctttaggcttgggcggtataccatataccagggtatttgtaaatagccacaggatggtttttcattACAGTCAATACTGTTTAAACAATGtcttaattaataaaaaataaaagaagtgAAAAAGaagtgaatatttgtagctactttttaagtaaatacctgcagtcaacttgtgcaatacgttaggagataaagaacattGCGTTCTTAATTTCATAAGCTACATTATTATGAAGCTTatggtagtccccagtcacacgTCACGTGGTGTTTCATCACAAGTATAGAGTCATAACAATAAGAATGAGTGTAagcatcttctgacaggtggTTGGTTTCATCAGGTCTGTGGCAGCTTTGTGTTCTCGGGAAAACCAGATAACCACATAACCACGGTGGGATCCAGACCGAAGGAGTCTGAATGTAGAcccttctgatagtgtctgaaggtcacaacactcaaaacaggttttaacacacaCGCAGAGGTCTCCTGAAGAGGAGaccttacagtttatcataacataatttattaagaagcagtgcggcttggttggttgtgtttcggaggatgcatggctcacgaccttcgtctctcccgagcccgtacggaagttgtagcgatgagacaagacagtaactactaataattggataccaagaaattggggagaaaaagggggtaaaataataattaaaccgATTTTACGCTCTGCTTTGGTCCGAGtgtcattacgacgatcgtgacagaagatcccaccacaccaggaccaagcagcgtgcccaggaggagaaggtatcctgggCTTTGGAGGAGatcaaggaggagaagatatcctggacttgggaggaaataatggGAGGACTTCCTTGGAagcagacgcaaggagagaagggaagacagcGACAACGAAAGCCCAAAACAGCCCCAATTATTTTTKgggggggcacacggggtggtcggcggagccRAGGAGTGAACCAGTGCCAATCTGGGAGAaaatggagaaattggaggagagagtcagagaccgtcagtgagttgatggagaaattggaggagagagaaatgagagagctgttgtgttggtgtatgaTGAATGACATTTGCCCTaaggagcgtgtcatcagtttGATGcaacctgagtcagctctccatactcgtcctgaggagcgtgctagcaGCCTGGTAAAGACTGTGCCGGCTCcatgcaccaggtctccagtacgcctccacagcccagtacgtcctgtgccagctccccgcactcgccgtgCAGAGTGTGTCATCTGTCCGGGACAATttgtgccggctctacgcaccagacctccagtacgcctccacagcccagtatgtcctgtgccagctcctcgcacttgccctgaagtgtgtgacaccagtccggtatcacctgtgccggctccacacactaggcctccagtgcgccttcccagtccggtacgttctgtgcctgctcctcgcactcgccctgaagtgtgtgaCACCAGTCAGGTGCCACCTGTGCTGGctacacgcaccaggcttccggcAACAGTTCACAGTTCAgcgcttccggcgacggtccccagtccagaactTCCGcggacggtccacagtccggaacctcctgcgaggatccacggtccggagcttccaggcaaggagtccagtccagctccaaggccggagccttcctctgcgccggggCCCAGTCCGAGCCcagcgtccagtccagctccaaggccggagccttcttcgGCGCCgatgtccaggcacggcgtccagtcccgctccaaggccagagccttcctctgcgccggtgccgtgtccaggcacggcgtccagtcccgctccaaggccggagcctttctctgcgccggtgcccagtccgggtgtGGCgttcaacccagctccatggccggggcCMTCCTCTGCGCAGAggcccagtccgggcacggcgttctACCCGGCCACGGACCCGTTGTCTGGATGGGGGCaaagtcccgcaccagagccgccaccgatgctggatccgcgggatgagcgggttcttcgtcccgcaccagagctgccaccgatgctggcggatccgcaagcggagtgggtacttcgcaccggagccgccaccgactctagatgcccacccggaccctcccctattgagtcaggttttgcggctggCGTCCGTACCGTTGGGgcggggggggttactgtcacgccctgaccatagagagcctttttattctctattttggttaggtcggggtgtgactagggtgggtaatctagatggttttatttctatgttggcctggtatggttcccaatcagaggcagctgtttagcgttgtctctgattggggatgctatttaggcagccattccccactggtttttgtgggatcttttttatgtgtagttgcctgtaMgcactccatagcttcacgtgtgctttattctttattgttttttgtgcggttcacttcaaataaaatgtgtcgaaccgatttcacgctgcgctttgacaacagttgatgttgatgtgcctgttacttgaattctgaagcatttatttgggctgcaatctgaggtgcagttaacttgttatggatagggggcagcattttcacgtttggatgaaMAgcttgcccagagtaaactgcctgctactcagtcccagttgctaatatatgcatattattagtagatttggatagaaactgtttgaatgatgtctgtgagtataacagaactcatatggcaggcaaaaacctgagaaaaaatccaaacaggaagtgggaaatctgaggttggtcgtttttcaactcattccctattgaaggtacagtgggatatgggtcatgttgcactccttaaggcttccactagatgtc from Salvelinus sp. IW2-2015 linkage group LG27, ASM291031v2, whole genome shotgun sequence includes the following:
- the LOC111953604 gene encoding insulin receptor substrate 2, whose translation is MASPPTSGGQMLSNVTNNSNNIKKCGYLKKQKHGHRRFFVLREPSESFPARLEYYESEKKWKNKSAAKRVILLDSCLCINKRADSKHKHLIAFYTKDEYFAVAAENEQEQESWFRVLSDMIEEGKVYDSPTSNSTSLFCFEEANYGMITPTTAFHKEVWQVNLKSRGLGQTKHLIGVFRLCLSSRTISFVKLNSKVAAVSLQLMNIRRCGHSDSFFFIEVGRSAVTGPGELWMQADDSVVAQNIHETILEAMKAMKELSEFRXRSKSQSARTNPISVPTRRNLNNLPPSQTGLVRRSRTNXIVATSPMSKFTSCRIRTANGGDGSMVRPVSMSISMSGSPTSPLSNRIPLSRSSTLSSGRICRILESSLQHSRSLPVSNSPPSVCSSICLSPMSGTLPTPDAVHRXFSCSASISGSLSDASFMLCDEYSSSPGDTSRLLPLTRSDTHDSLSSTPPSWEANDLCGYMIMDRTNDQQRACQEEDLTSQKAYRKRTYSLTTPRQHRVPAQLSSASLDEYTLLWAAHHNNSGHHSRNSSISASPKRGESNGNLGGDDGYMPMMTGVAAPPGGNDSKADAYMPMSPMCVSAPKQIINPGAQIHQDRGGYRTNSPSSGGSLEDSGYMRMWCSSKSSIESPDSRSTYMNMSPSNAAYTTSQTSPDYFLEQLLGGEPSIYSXDSLPRPTKLHQTSKEVGDTNDQYVLMSPQGHQSLCGESDDYYSVMTNAATLNSSVPSAIRQSRGTESLTSHRGRMGRPNRLSLDSFRILPSMNEHLLPGEPRSPGEYINIDFSESTKYSSLSASNESQESSPGSIGSQPRSPLSDYVNLHHIVSHSPKARDTPAGRLDTVPELSLCPCLDGEGVYHLRSKRDSKCPLRGKDEYTEMTFGLGMANMPPQFVPQTSASPSAREKRLSLGEQSLPVGIGVFLLGAVNPVDPDKAAKVIRADPHGRRRHSSETFSSTATVTPVFPSFAHGNAKRHSSVENLSVRSSEGSDEESDSPMIRENSAGFQNGLNYIALNLMENRDRDMEGPCCEDLPMVSFKPATSCKGALHGLHVAPYVCLGFKRRNHCQRLNRTVDDPSPHHPCSEMDSHTLGVAETTCCCKLTREVRLCLM